In Leptolyngbya sp. CCY15150, the genomic window TCAGTCAATGCGAGCCGCAATGCTGGCTCTCGTCCTGGGGGTTTCTCTGTGGCTGGGGGTGGGGCCGGCCATGGCAGCACCGTTATCAGTAGCTGAATCAAGCGTTCAGGATAGGGTGCAAACTCTGCCTGAAGCATCCCTTGACCTCAGAACCGCAGTCGATCGCACCCTGACAATCATTCCCGCTGGCTTCTACAAAGTGGACGATGTAGCAGAACTTAAACGCCTGCAATCTAACGCCCAAGCACAGGTAGTGGATGTGCGTGAACCGGCGGAATACAGAGCGGGCCATATCCCTGAGGCGATTAACATCCCGCTGCGCACTCTAGCCCAGCACCTTGACCAGATCGAACGCGATCGCCCGGTGGTACTCTACTGCTCATCGGGCTATCGCTCGGCCATGGGTGTGGTGACCCTACATCTGCTGGGCTATGACAATGTGCAGGGCTTTCCGCCCAGTTTTGCGGGTTGGAAGACGGCGGGGGAGGCGATCGCCTTTAATCGGATTCGTGTCAATTGAGACGAACATCTATATCTTCGTCTGCTTGGCTTTCAGGATACAATCGAGATAGATCAAAATCTCCCTCTTACCCTCAGCAATTTTCTCGGAAAAACGCTGATCGTAGCCGATGCCTCTAGCCAGATTCTCGCCGACGCATCGGCTCCAGAGCTAGGTGGAGCAGTATGATAGTCAGCCTATTGTCTCCCACCTCCAAGCACAATTACCTTGGCAGCACCTAATATCAACCCTAGCCCAATCTTTAGTCCACATAAAGGTTTCGTCAAGGTTTATATAAGAGTGGCAAAGCCTTGCCAGAACTCATACATCAAGTTGAACAGGTCTTAACTATGGCACAATCTCATTCTGAATCATCGTCCTATGCACTAAAAATGCGACGGGTAAAACGGCAGACAAGCCAGCTTGCTAAGGCGCAACCGGAGGTCATGAAGGCATTTTATGCTTTGAGTCACAGTAGTTCAGAGCCGGGGGCCCTGGAAAGCAAAATCAAAGAGATTATTGCGATCGCCATTGGCGTAGCAACCCACTGTGATGAATGTATCGCCTTTCATACTCAAGCTGCACTTAAAGCTGGGGCTTCCCAGGAAGAAATCTTAGATGCCTTGGGAGTTGCGATTATGATGGGAGGTGGACCTGCGTTGATGTATGCAACCCATGTGATGGAAGCACTAGAAGAGTTTAATTCTCCGAGCGAATTGGGCTAATGCTAAGCCCCCAGCATCAGTAGGTCTTTAGCCGCCTGATGGCGCTGGAATTCTGAGCAGGCGGCTAAAGACCTACTCAGAAAGGAGAGCACATTGACGAAACCATCACTAAACTGCAAACTCTGCGTGCCTTCTAACCCTGTTGCTTGACCAGTGGGTGTTACTGAATCAGGGCATGAACCTTTAGCTAGGAGCCCTGAAACTCCATGCAAAATTTTGCGGAATCATACTGCTATTCAGCAACGCCGACCAGTGTCAAGCGGGTGTAGATGTTAAACCCAAATCTCATGGTTTGTATCGTAGTTAATCAATTTATACGATAAATCAAACACGCCTTTGAAATAATCGTAGACATTATCGGCTTTCGAGATGCTTGCCAAAGACTAAGAAGCTTAGTGCAATGATCCAGGAGGTGAACAAATAGAACATGACAACACAATATAAAGTCATCAGCGACTGGCTATGTCTGACGACCAGACAAAAAGCCAGAAAAATTGAGCACCATCTTAATCATTTCTCCACGGAAGGATGGGAGTTTGTCTCCCTTGATCCCGTCATGTTTTTTGGGAATGATGTTGGTTTTTACCTAATTCTTAAGAAAACGCATTCGGAAAATACCCATTAATACGGCTAGGAGTGTATCTGGTGAAATACAAGATTATACTTTTAGGCTTATCGCTCTTCCTATATGGACTGGCACTGGCGTTACCTTGCCTTTTATTTAATGTAGTTCCCATAGACTCAGTTGGTGCAAGTCCCTCTGACCCCAATGCCGTTTATGCCATGAGGGGGTTCGAGCTGACTTTCTTCGGCATTATTGGAGTACTCTTTTTGCAAATTCCAGCAATTGGTTGGTTTGCCAATCCCATTTATTGGTTATGTTGCATCATGTTTATGCTGCAACGTTATCGGTTTTCTACCATAGCTGGAATAGCTGCCGTTCTTATTGGTTTTGGAGGAACATTGTCAGCATTTTGGTTCAACTTACCTGCGGATAGCGGTGGTGTTTCTGAACTGGCCCTGAACCAATTCTTGTTGGGTTTCTGGCTATGGCTAGCGGCCCCTAGTTTAATAACCCTAGTTTCTATCATCAGTCTATTAAAACAGCCTGCCCAATTAACTGCTAGAAGCAATTAAGAGAGGGGCAATAGATGAAACCTATGAGACCTCAACAGCTTTCCCTCAATGCCTTATGGAAGTCAGTCATACCTCAGGATAGCTTATTCAACCCACATGAGGTTGCCCATTTACCAGATACTGCCTTACAGTATCTTGACCATGCGATCGCCCCTGGAACTGCGATCGCAGCAGCCGTGCGCCTAAAAATGCATGGCGAAATCAAACTCAAGAACTGGATCCCCTTTACCGCAGAGCAAGTCGTCTGCTGGGAGCGGGGATTTATTTGGAGTGCTACTGCCTGGATGAACCGTTTGCCGATCGTGGGTTCCGATCGGATCATTGATGGCGTTGGGGCGATGCAATGGAAACTGTTGGGGCTATTCCCGGTGATGACTGGAACCGGTGCTGATATTACCCGATCGGCGGCGGGTCGCTTCCACATCGAGTTAATGCTATTGCCATCGGCGTTTTGTCTGGGTGATGTGACCTGGAGTAGCCCAGAGGTATCGCACCTCCATGCCAGTTTTATGGCTCAGGGTGAACAGGCAGAACTCGACTTGACCATTGACCAGGCAGGGCAACTCAAAACTGCGAAACTGCCGCGCTGGGGCAATCCAGACGGTGCAGAACACCGCTATGTGGATTTCGGGGCGATCATAGAAGAAGAAAGCACATTTTGCGGCTACACGATTCCCACCCGTCTGCGGGTTGGGTGGTATTTTGGCACTGAGCAGTTTGAGACAGAGGGTGAGTTTTTCCGAGTCACGATCGATCATGCCATTTACCGGTAGATGGGTCAGGTAACAGAGAATACTGGTGATGTGCTGTATGCGCCCCTCTTGCATCACTGGTTTAGCTTCTCTTTGCTACATCCGCTTGATTCATTGATCTGTCTAGTCAGTGGAGTATTTGTCTACTGTGATTTGGGTGGTTGAAGTTATTCAATTTCAAATAATTCCCTATCAAGGAATTGATCCAGGAAGACTTATGCTTTACTTACCTTTAATTTACATTTTTTTACTAGTTGGCCCTGCGATCGCTACAGTCGCATTTTTTCGACGGCTTTCGATCCGTTGGCACTTGTTTTTGTTGAGCCTTTGCGTCGCCTATGGAATTTCTCCGTTTCTCCTGACTTGGAGCGCACTCGGTTTGGCTAAACGCTTCGGTTGCTCGGCAGAGGCTGTCCGATTTAGCTGTCCTTCCCCAGTTTGGCTAGGAGATGTTATCTCTGGGCTGGCGATGGCGCACTGGCTAGCAGTTGTTGCTATTCCATCAGCGATTTTCGGCGCGATCGGGCTGCTGATTTCTGGAATTTTACAGTATCGGCGATCGCGATCTACAGGCAGCACTTCAGGGCAATCTCCAGCGGCTTTTTATCGGAGTCGCCGCCATAAAGTAATTGCAGGCGTCTGTTCAGCTCTTGCTCAGCGTTGGCATCAGTCCCTTTCAGGGATCCGGATTGTCACGGTTGTGTTAGCGATCGTCATCCCTGGATTTATTTTTCTCTACTTGTGGTGTTGGCTGGCATTTCCAATCGAGCCGCGATTACAACAACAAGTCTACGTCAAAGGAGATAGTGGAAAATGAGAAAATACCCCGTTTCTTGGTTCTATATCTTGGCTTTTGGGATCTCATGGATTGGCATGATATCAGTGGTCTTAGCCTCGCGAGGTATTGCCCCATTTTACCGCCCTTACTTCCTAGTTCTTTCCATCTTGTATGCCATTGGCCCTGCACTTGCGGCTGTCATTGTGTCACAGGTGGCGTATGGCAAGAAAGGGGTACAAAATTTGCTCAAGGGACTAATCCGATGGCGGGTTGGTTTAGTCTGGTACATCATAGCGATTCTGGGGCCTGTGGTTCTCCTCATTGCAGCGCAAGCCATCACGAAATTACTGGGTATGCCCGTAACTATTGCAGTGCCGCAAGTCGTTCTATCTCCCTATATTATTTTCGGTGCCATGGTAAATTTCTTTGCCCATACCTGTGAAGAAATTGGGTGGCGCGGCTTTGCATTACCACGATTGCAGAAGCGACATAATGCCTTAATGGCTACTCTGATTGTGGGCGTATTGTGGGGATTCTGGCATTTTCCGACTCTCTTTTTGGTCGGAAACCCGATGTCTGAATACCCTTTCATTTGGCTCTTGATCATCGTAACCAATGCTTTTATCTATACCTGGATTTACAACAGTACTAAAGGCAGCATCTTACTTGTAGCAATTTTTCATGGCGCGCTGAACATATGGGGAGCATTTATACCTGGAGTGTCTCCTATTGCCTATGCCCTTCTGAATGGTGCGGTGGCTATCATCCTGATTGCAGTGTTTGGCAAAGGAAATCTATCGCACCAAAAACGGGTTTATGTGGACTAACAATGGGTCAATGACACATCATGGTAAATCAGGATTTAATCCGCGCCTTTTGGCATTCTTTGCCTTGGCATTTGCTTGGTCGTGGTTCTGCTGGCTGCTGTCTTCGGTGATCAGACCTCAGTTGCCCATCTTAGGTATGGTGTTGCTGATTGCGGGGAGTTTTGGCCCCGGTATCGCGGCGATCGCGGTGGTGAGGTATGCCGATGGCCAGAACGGGCTGCATCGTTGGCTCAAGCGATCGCTGCAATGGCGGGTTGGTTGGGGTTGGCTGGCGCTCTCGTTTTTCTTGCCTCTGGCGGTCATGGGGCTGGCCGCTGCTATGCACATCGCCTTGGGCGGCACGATCGCCCCGTCCCCCGCATCCGGGCATGTGCTGTTAGCCGTAGTGAATTTTGGGTTGGTGCTGCTGCTTGGCGGCCCGCTGGGCGAGGAATTTGGCTGGCGGGGCTATGCATTGCCTGTTTTACAAGAGCGCTATGGCTGGCGCGTGGCTAGCCTTGTCTTGGGCACGGTGTGGGGCGCGTGGCACTTGCCACTGTTTTATATGGCCGACACGGTGCAACGCTACATTCCCGTTGGGCTATATATGGTGAGTACGATGGCGCTATCGGTGCTGTTTGCATGGCTACTTAATCAAACTAGAGGAAGTGTGCTGCCTGCCCTCGTGCTGCACACTGCCGTCAACGCTTGGGGGTGGGTCATACCGGTTATGGTGCTGCCAGATGGAAGTAATCTGCGACCCTATGGGCTGGCAGTGGGTTTACTGGTGGTGATCGCCCTCGGTTTACTGTGCGACGGGAAACCCCATCGGCCGCTGCGATCGCTCAGCCCTAGCATTACAGAATGTGATGCTTCCTTATGACTCTATAGCTCGTTCGTTAGGTTAATCAGGACACATACGTTGCCCAAACAATATTCTGGGCTCCCCGTCAGAGAGTGCTGCTCGCCGTGGATATCGTCCCTTAGGTTCACTCGAATTCCGGTGCCCAGATGCTGGAGACCTCCATGTCCCAGCCCGGCAAGAGTTCGGGGACAGTGAAGCGATCGCCATTTTGCAAAATCACGGGTTCGCCTTGAGCGTGGTAAACCTCAATGGTTTGGGTGCGATAGTCCACCAGTGCGCCAACGGTGGTGCCTAGGTCAAGGAACTGCCGGATTTTGGCGCGGAGCTGGTCGAGGTCATCGATCTTAGAGCACACCTCAAAGATCAGATCAGGAACGAGATTGGCATAGTCTTCGGTGGTGCGTTTCAGCCGTTCAGCTTTGACGAAGGAGGCATCGGGAGCGCGAACATCGGCGTTGGGGAGCTTGAAGCCTGCACTGGAGGCGGTGACGCGCCCTAGCTTGCGAGGTCTAACCCAGGCCCAGAGTTGGGCGATGATGGCGGCGGCGATTTCATCGGATTCAAAACCAGACGGACTCATGACAATGATGGTTCCATCGACGAGTTCGAGGCGGTAGTCGGGGTGTTGGTGCTGGAAGCGTTGGAGATCTTCAACGGTAAGGGTCATGGTGTCCTCCTAGGGGGTGTGGGCGATCGCTAGCGACTACAGCGTTATCGATCCAGTCACATTACCGAACAACGTGCCCCCGGTCAGCGGTTTCGGCGGTTTTGTTATCTAATTTTAGTAAAAATGGCAAAAAAGGAGTGATAAAGGCGGTGAGGGTCATAGGATCCATAGGAGCAAGGGGGATAAGTTTTTCTAGGCGACATCTGACCCACAGTGTAACTCATCCCAATCATGGCAAGGGTGCGGAAGTGACTAAGGTTCAAGGTCAAGCGCGGTGCCCTAGGGTAAAACTGAGCGCGATCGCCCGTTGATGTGGGAGAACATTTGGCAGCATTTGGCAGTATTTAGAAGCATTTAGCAGTATCTGAAGGTGAAAGAGCACTATCCCGGAGCGATCGTGTTGGTGCAGTCGTTGGATCAGCGGGTTTGCGAGGTGTTTTGTATTGATCCAGGATGGGAAGGCGGTGATGATGGAGGGGCGATCGCTGCGCAGTGGGCAAGTGGGGCAACCTGCGGGAGGTTTTCAAGCCCTGAAGAATCTTATCGTTACGAAGAATCAAATCGTTACGATAAGATTCATACACAAGATTATTTCTTTGTGCTGTTTAAATTCACTATTTGAGATGCTAGCATTTGCATGTTTTATTGCAAGGCGTGAATTGAAACAGCGGCAAAAGATTAGTTCTTTGTGTTGTTTTAGCTCACCGTTTTAAATTCACCGTTTTAAAATACCAGATTAATACTTTT contains:
- a CDS encoding rhodanese-like domain-containing protein encodes the protein MVFNQSMRAAMLALVLGVSLWLGVGPAMAAPLSVAESSVQDRVQTLPEASLDLRTAVDRTLTIIPAGFYKVDDVAELKRLQSNAQAQVVDVREPAEYRAGHIPEAINIPLRTLAQHLDQIERDRPVVLYCSSGYRSAMGVVTLHLLGYDNVQGFPPSFAGWKTAGEAIAFNRIRVN
- a CDS encoding carboxymuconolactone decarboxylase family protein, yielding MPELIHQVEQVLTMAQSHSESSSYALKMRRVKRQTSQLAKAQPEVMKAFYALSHSSSEPGALESKIKEIIAIAIGVATHCDECIAFHTQAALKAGASQEEILDALGVAIMMGGGPALMYATHVMEALEEFNSPSELG
- a CDS encoding DUF6544 family protein → MKPMRPQQLSLNALWKSVIPQDSLFNPHEVAHLPDTALQYLDHAIAPGTAIAAAVRLKMHGEIKLKNWIPFTAEQVVCWERGFIWSATAWMNRLPIVGSDRIIDGVGAMQWKLLGLFPVMTGTGADITRSAAGRFHIELMLLPSAFCLGDVTWSSPEVSHLHASFMAQGEQAELDLTIDQAGQLKTAKLPRWGNPDGAEHRYVDFGAIIEEESTFCGYTIPTRLRVGWYFGTEQFETEGEFFRVTIDHAIYR
- a CDS encoding PspC domain-containing protein; protein product: MIWVVEVIQFQIIPYQGIDPGRLMLYLPLIYIFLLVGPAIATVAFFRRLSIRWHLFLLSLCVAYGISPFLLTWSALGLAKRFGCSAEAVRFSCPSPVWLGDVISGLAMAHWLAVVAIPSAIFGAIGLLISGILQYRRSRSTGSTSGQSPAAFYRSRRHKVIAGVCSALAQRWHQSLSGIRIVTVVLAIVIPGFIFLYLWCWLAFPIEPRLQQQVYVKGDSGK
- a CDS encoding type II CAAX endopeptidase family protein; translation: MRKYPVSWFYILAFGISWIGMISVVLASRGIAPFYRPYFLVLSILYAIGPALAAVIVSQVAYGKKGVQNLLKGLIRWRVGLVWYIIAILGPVVLLIAAQAITKLLGMPVTIAVPQVVLSPYIIFGAMVNFFAHTCEEIGWRGFALPRLQKRHNALMATLIVGVLWGFWHFPTLFLVGNPMSEYPFIWLLIIVTNAFIYTWIYNSTKGSILLVAIFHGALNIWGAFIPGVSPIAYALLNGAVAIILIAVFGKGNLSHQKRVYVD
- a CDS encoding type II CAAX endopeptidase family protein, which translates into the protein MAFAWSWFCWLLSSVIRPQLPILGMVLLIAGSFGPGIAAIAVVRYADGQNGLHRWLKRSLQWRVGWGWLALSFFLPLAVMGLAAAMHIALGGTIAPSPASGHVLLAVVNFGLVLLLGGPLGEEFGWRGYALPVLQERYGWRVASLVLGTVWGAWHLPLFYMADTVQRYIPVGLYMVSTMALSVLFAWLLNQTRGSVLPALVLHTAVNAWGWVIPVMVLPDGSNLRPYGLAVGLLVVIALGLLCDGKPHRPLRSLSPSITECDASL
- a CDS encoding Uma2 family endonuclease; this translates as MTLTVEDLQRFQHQHPDYRLELVDGTIIVMSPSGFESDEIAAAIIAQLWAWVRPRKLGRVTASSAGFKLPNADVRAPDASFVKAERLKRTTEDYANLVPDLIFEVCSKIDDLDQLRAKIRQFLDLGTTVGALVDYRTQTIEVYHAQGEPVILQNGDRFTVPELLPGWDMEVSSIWAPEFE